From one Desulfurobacterium thermolithotrophum DSM 11699 genomic stretch:
- a CDS encoding F0F1 ATP synthase subunit epsilon, which yields MATVKGIPTEMELLIASSTGKHIEAKAKEVYIETDDGDLGVLPGHQPEFYSISAGFVRFKDIEGKETVKLLFNGFVQIEPEIIRIGVQDIYEPEEVNIEIIENEISELKEKLSSLSEEETETRQRLESEISKRELLVKKAR from the coding sequence TCCAACAGAGATGGAACTTTTAATAGCTTCATCAACTGGAAAGCATATTGAAGCAAAGGCAAAGGAAGTTTACATAGAAACAGATGATGGTGACCTTGGAGTTTTGCCAGGTCACCAACCTGAGTTTTATTCAATTAGTGCAGGATTTGTAAGATTTAAAGATATTGAAGGAAAAGAAACAGTTAAACTTCTCTTTAATGGATTTGTTCAGATAGAGCCTGAAATTATTAGAATAGGTGTTCAAGATATCTATGAACCAGAAGAAGTTAACATAGAGATAATCGAGAATGAGATTTCTGAACTAAAAGAAAAACTATCCTCTCTTTCTGAAGAGGAAACAGAAACTCGCCAAAGACTCGAATCTGAAATATCCAAAAGAGAATTGCTCGTAAAGAAGGCCCGTTAA
- a CDS encoding desulfoferrodoxin family protein → MDRRDFIKKTILATGVFLGGGVTVSEITKAAEEKFPVFGPDLKSIGGRKHTPYVKAPKKVRAGEWFDVYVEVGYYHPHPNTMTHWIESVALWIDKFEVVKATFRATQGAPKALFTVKIDKPGNAILEGLGYCNLHGLWVSKPIILEVV, encoded by the coding sequence ATGGATAGGAGAGATTTTATTAAGAAAACTATTCTGGCAACAGGAGTTTTTTTAGGAGGAGGGGTTACAGTTTCAGAAATAACGAAAGCTGCAGAAGAAAAATTTCCTGTATTTGGACCTGATTTAAAATCTATTGGAGGAAGAAAACATACTCCATATGTAAAGGCTCCTAAGAAAGTAAGAGCTGGGGAATGGTTTGATGTTTACGTTGAGGTTGGATATTATCACCCTCATCCAAATACTATGACTCACTGGATAGAGTCTGTAGCTTTATGGATAGATAAATTTGAAGTTGTAAAAGCAACATTTAGAGCGACTCAAGGAGCTCCTAAGGCTCTTTTCACAGTTAAAATTGATAAACCCGGAAACGCAATACTTGAAGGTCTTGGATACTGCAACTTACACGGACTTTGGGTAAGCAAACCTATTATACTTGAAGTAGTTTAA